A single window of Ovis canadensis isolate MfBH-ARS-UI-01 breed Bighorn chromosome 17, ARS-UI_OviCan_v2, whole genome shotgun sequence DNA harbors:
- the MBD3L1 gene encoding methyl-CpG-binding domain protein 3-like 1, which yields MVKTSQRKHCDCGKLSKPKPGLNISIPLRMSSYIFKRPVTRITSHPSNEVRCYPWEETLDNPQQLYWQKRLQGLQACSSAGELLSPLDLAKALQKFAPHCPGESLPGVHTGGPNSTPMATPVWSSDLSQTIPGAGSGTPQLLCKQCLVTEEDIRNQERRVKTARERLAIVMVADRLAGEAEKV from the coding sequence ATGGTGAAGACTTCACAGAGGAAGCATTGTGACTGTGGAAAACTATCCAAACCAAAGCCTGGTTTAAACATCTCAATCCCTTTGAGGATGTCCAGTTATATATTCAAGAGACCAGTGACTAGAATCACATCCCATCCCAGCAATGAGGTCAGATGTTATCCCTGGGAGGAAACCTTGGACAACCCCCAACAGCTATACTGGCAGAAGAGACTGCAAGGACTCCAGGCTTgcagcagtgcaggagaactgTTAAGTCCTCTGGATCTAGCCAAAGCCTTGCAAAAATTTGCACCACATTGCCCAGGTGAGTCCCTGCCAGGGGTACATACAGGTGGTCCAAACTCCACCCCCATGGCCACCCCTGTGTGGTCTTCAGATTTGTCACAGACCATTCCAGGAGCTGGGTCTGGCACCCCACAGCTCCTCTGCAAACAGTGTCTGGTAACTGAGGAGGATATCAGGAATCAGGAAAGGAGAGTgaagacagcaagagagagaCTGGCAATAGTGATGGTCGCTGACAGATTGGCTGGCGAGGCAGAGAAAGTGTAG